The following coding sequences are from one Ornithodoros turicata isolate Travis chromosome 1, ASM3712646v1, whole genome shotgun sequence window:
- the LOC135370575 gene encoding putative nuclease HARBI1: protein MAAYVAAVEIESRRTLRRERVLRPRTTLQSIPENHLLRYYRLPRSSIMSLCEKLAPALQRPTARCRAIPVDVQVLVALRFYASGSFQSVVGDVVAISQSSTSRIVNSVTTAIVEMATTQIKFPRTPADVQKTVLGFLDIAGFPKVLGCIDCTHVLVKPPKREMRPAYRNRKGLYSINVQAVCNADCEITQLTARWPGCTHDSFIWSLCNLHDEFQAGRMPEGWLPGDSGYPTQPWLLTPFQTPSGEAEEKYNKARRKTRQVIERAFGLLKSRFRCLDKSGGCLLYPMATCCSIIVACGILHNYCIRHNILLTDPVELEEAERPIPGAQDMPAGISVRDHVVTQIFTEHRPIAQPEIRRE from the exons ATGGCGGCGTACGTCGCAGCAGTCGAGATTGAGTCGCGGAGAACTTTGCGCCGTGAACGTGTTCTCAGGCCACGGACGACGCTCCAAAGTATCCCGGAGAACCATCTTCTTCGATATTATCGTCTTCCACGATCTTCAATAATGAGCTTGTGCGAGAAGCTTGCCCCGGCCCTCCAACGGCCAACAGCGCGGTGTCGAGCCATCCCTGTGGACGTGCAAGTGCTCGTCGCGCTACGTTTTTATGCAAGTGGAAGTTTTCAGTCTGTTGTGGGAGATGTGGTTGCGATCAGCCAAAGCAGCACCTCACGGATTGTAAACAGCGTGACGACAGCGATCGTGGAAATGGCCACGACGCAAATAAAGTTTCCACGTACACCTGCGGACGTCCAGAAAACCGTCTTAG GATTCCTCGACATTGCAGGTTTCCCAAAGGTACTGGGCTGCATCGATTGCACACATGTTCTTGTGAAACCCCCCAAGCGTGAGATGCGACCAGCATACCGAAACAGAAAGGGGCTGTACTCGATCAATGTACAGGCAGTCTGTAACGCTGACTGCGAAATAACCCAGCTGACAGCCAGATGGCCAGGATGCACTCACGATAGTTTCATCTGGTCACTATGCAACCTTCACGATGAATTTCAGGCTGGCAGAATGCCTGAAGGCTGGCTTCCTG GTGATTCCGGCTATCCCACACAGCCCTGGCTTTTGACGCCCTTCCAGACACCATCAGGAGAAGCTGAAGAAAAGTACAACAAGGCTCGTAGGAAAACCCGACAAGTGATTGAGCGTGCCTTTGGACTGCTCAAAAGCAGGTTTCGGTGTTTGGACAAATCTGGGGGATGCCTCCTATACCCAATGGCAACGTGCTGCTCCATCATTGTGGCTTGTGGCATCCTCCACAACTACTGCATACGCCATAACATCCTCCTGACTGACCCTGTTG AGTTAGAAGAAGCTGAAAGACCAATCCCAGGAGCACAAGACATGCCAGCTGGAATTTCAGTCAGAGATCACGTTGTTACACAGATATTCACAGAGCACCGACCTATAGCTCAGCCCGAAATTCGCAGGGAGTGA
- the LOC135379132 gene encoding nuclear apoptosis-inducing factor 1-like codes for MPATDALETSAKRVRRPNFTEREIEALVECYQANKAAIDATGDGPQGALAKTKAWARITDTLFAVSGIKRTPAEVKKKWTDYKSLNKKKGANVTRCLGRTGGGAAEVPPLTPLEERVVATLDRSTVVGINGSYDIGVTGGDVILRYNVQCSDPGPSSSATPLVPDACEGAELTSSTWISQTPSPASSQEAANVQQEVADSAPAVPTPRRGTTPRSRASSEASEIANTHKKMEQHLEALVDIQRRLLAIKEHKYKVRTLPGGRLELQ; via the exons ATGCCCGCCACGGACGCCTTGGAAACTTCAGCGAAGCGAGTACGTCGGCCAAATTTTACCGAACGCGAAATTGAAGCGCTCGTGGAATGCTACCAAGCTAACAAGGCTGCCATAGATGCCACTGGCGATGGGCCGCAAGGCGCTCTTGCTAAAACCAAAGCCTGGGCCCGCATTACTGATACTCTGTTTGCGGTGTCCGGCATCAAACGCACGCCTGCGGAAGTTAAGAAGAAATGGACGGATTACAAGAGCTTAAACAAGAAGAAAG GGGCCAACGTCACGCGGTGCCTTGGCAGGACAGGTGGGGGTGCCGCAGAAGTGCCGCCACTTACGCCTCTTGAAGAAAGAGTAGTGGCCACACTCGACAGGAGCACCGTCGTCGGGATTAACGGCAGTTACGACATCGGAGTAACAGGAG GGGATGTCATACTCAGATACAATGTCCAGTGCTCAG ATCCCGGTCCTTCAAGTAGTGCTACACCCCTAGTACCTGATGCTTGTGAAG GCGCAGAGCTGACATCCTCCACATGGATAAGTCAAACACCTAGCCCAGCTTCATCACAGGAGGCAGCAAATGTGCAACAGGAGGTTGCTGACAGCGCACCGGCTGTGCCAACACCACGCAGGG GTACAACACCAAGGAGTAGGGCGAGCAGTGAAGCAAGTGAAAtagcaaacacacacaaaaaaatggaACAGCACTTGGAAGCGCTCGTAGATATACAGAGGAGGCTACTGGCCATCAAAGAACACAAGTATAAAGTTAGGACACTTCCTGGAGGACGGCTTGAACTGCAATAA